The following proteins come from a genomic window of Alicyclobacillus dauci:
- a CDS encoding SDR family oxidoreductase, translated as MPVQTTSYPTSFPPQHQTQQPGIEEVMNPTPQSNNLRYKGSGKLTGKVAVITGGDSGIGRAVAIAFAKEGADVAVIYYNEHEDADTTAKDLSQYGRQCLTIPIDVSDPDACKKAVNDTVAKFGKLDILVNNAAEQQPQNSILDITPAQLQKTFATNVFGYFYMVQAALPHMKPGACIINTTSITAYEGNETLIDYSATKGAIVTLTRSLSQSLIKQGIRVNAVAPGPIWTPLIPSTFDANQVAQFGSNTPMGRAGQPCELAPAYVYLASEDSSYVSGQVLHVNGGTIVNG; from the coding sequence ATGCCTGTGCAAACGACATCGTATCCAACTTCGTTCCCGCCTCAGCATCAAACGCAGCAACCAGGTATTGAGGAAGTGATGAATCCGACGCCCCAGAGCAACAATTTGCGCTACAAAGGAAGTGGCAAACTGACTGGGAAAGTCGCCGTCATTACGGGCGGCGACAGCGGAATCGGACGCGCTGTGGCGATTGCCTTCGCCAAGGAAGGCGCCGACGTCGCCGTCATCTACTACAACGAACACGAAGATGCGGACACGACAGCGAAGGACCTTTCGCAATACGGTCGGCAGTGCCTGACCATTCCTATCGACGTCAGCGATCCCGACGCCTGCAAGAAAGCTGTCAACGACACAGTCGCCAAATTCGGTAAGCTGGATATCCTCGTCAACAATGCCGCCGAACAGCAGCCCCAGAACAGTATTCTCGATATCACGCCCGCACAGTTGCAGAAGACGTTTGCCACAAACGTCTTCGGCTACTTTTACATGGTGCAGGCGGCGCTTCCACACATGAAGCCCGGCGCTTGTATCATCAACACGACATCGATCACGGCCTACGAAGGCAACGAAACACTCATCGACTATTCAGCGACGAAGGGGGCTATCGTGACGCTGACGAGATCGCTCTCGCAATCTCTCATCAAGCAAGGAATTCGGGTGAACGCAGTTGCACCGGGCCCCATCTGGACGCCCCTCATCCCGTCGACGTTCGACGCCAACCAAGTGGCACAATTCGGGAGTAACACGCCCATGGGGCGAGCCGGGCAACCCTGCGAACTTGCCCCAGCCTATGTGTATCTTGCAAGCGAAGATAGTTCGTATGTGAGTGGTCAAGTTTTGCATGTGAATGGAGGCACTATTGTCAACGGCTAA
- a CDS encoding peptidoglycan-binding protein: MKTHRLLAIMTLPTLLSVAVPATIYAQTSSTTASTTTTAGQPSLQMGSKGDAVVQLQNDLNALGFTVGQADGDFGSQTAAQVKAFQAAHHLTVDGGVGPETWSALTKAMSAFQSQPVSLPASSKAVTHMETKQIYYNGKLITSPMGFTYNSTDYMPIWYVMNTLDQMGFTHTWSNNVWNIIIPSSAGVNIDYSKIKYGKGSTSIAINGTVVARVDGVVHVDPASNKATMFMPTWYVMNALQRSGIQSDWQGTTWKMTPPPTPPSTPPSTPPSTPPTTPPSTPPSSSTYHNVDLRFPAPADVNASSIDQYLLNNKSPMTGLGVSFMDAQNTYGVDANYLVSHAILESYWGQSQISLQKNNLFGYGAFDSNPGTDAGMFPSEDYAIRFEAWEVRNNYLEPGASLYVKPTLDGMNVHYATDQQWAQSIGSLMGQFASSIGSSINDYQQYPSSQTVPQPQSRVEPVFYFNGATGVVLSNQFYNGVPYFSDMGTGMDSMFFGPLRLNSAGQAVREVQTFLNQQLGLKLTVDGQFGPATQAAVKQFQSQVMNMAQPDGVWSYQMWTQYMGTPASLPTIPQGTTVTVDQVKQGMAGGLVMPWYHIPNFGWVDSEYVQLTNVYRVQVGNQGGTQTSVPVYNPSNPSQQIATLHNGDFVVSGSPSPTNGMYQIKIAAQTPAVSGGKAPGTPISGVIPANGSVTLVSQH; the protein is encoded by the coding sequence TTGAAGACTCATCGTTTGCTTGCCATAATGACGCTGCCGACACTTCTCTCAGTTGCTGTGCCGGCCACGATTTATGCGCAAACATCTTCAACAACGGCATCGACAACCACAACGGCAGGGCAACCGTCTCTGCAAATGGGATCCAAAGGGGATGCTGTTGTACAGCTACAAAATGACTTGAACGCACTCGGATTCACAGTGGGGCAAGCGGACGGCGATTTTGGATCGCAAACAGCCGCGCAAGTCAAGGCATTCCAAGCGGCTCATCACCTCACGGTTGACGGCGGGGTCGGCCCCGAAACGTGGAGTGCACTGACCAAGGCGATGAGTGCGTTCCAATCACAGCCGGTAAGCCTCCCAGCGTCAAGCAAAGCTGTGACGCACATGGAGACAAAACAGATTTACTACAACGGCAAGCTCATTACGTCTCCGATGGGTTTTACTTACAATAGCACGGACTATATGCCCATTTGGTATGTCATGAACACACTGGACCAAATGGGATTCACACACACTTGGTCGAACAATGTTTGGAATATTATCATTCCGAGCTCGGCTGGCGTAAATATTGACTACAGTAAAATCAAATACGGGAAAGGCAGCACGTCCATCGCCATCAATGGGACTGTCGTCGCACGCGTGGACGGAGTCGTCCATGTCGATCCCGCCTCCAACAAGGCAACTATGTTCATGCCAACGTGGTACGTGATGAACGCACTGCAGCGATCCGGCATCCAATCCGATTGGCAAGGCACAACCTGGAAAATGACGCCACCACCGACACCGCCGTCGACACCGCCATCAACGCCGCCGTCGACGCCACCGACAACACCACCATCAACGCCGCCATCGAGCTCTACATATCACAATGTAGATCTTCGCTTCCCCGCACCGGCGGATGTGAATGCGTCGAGTATTGATCAATATCTGCTCAACAACAAATCACCTATGACCGGTCTTGGCGTGTCCTTCATGGACGCTCAGAACACGTATGGTGTAGATGCAAACTATCTAGTCTCTCATGCCATTCTCGAGAGTTATTGGGGACAAAGTCAGATATCCCTGCAAAAAAACAACTTGTTCGGCTACGGTGCCTTTGACTCGAACCCTGGCACAGATGCGGGCATGTTTCCGAGTGAAGACTATGCCATACGTTTCGAGGCCTGGGAAGTGCGCAATAACTACCTCGAGCCCGGTGCTTCCTTATACGTAAAGCCAACGCTTGATGGTATGAATGTGCACTACGCGACAGATCAGCAGTGGGCACAGAGTATTGGAAGTCTGATGGGTCAATTCGCATCATCGATTGGTTCCAGTATCAACGACTATCAGCAGTACCCATCCTCACAAACTGTTCCACAGCCACAAAGTCGTGTGGAGCCTGTGTTCTACTTCAACGGGGCAACTGGAGTTGTTCTTTCCAATCAATTTTACAACGGTGTTCCATATTTCTCGGACATGGGTACAGGAATGGATTCCATGTTCTTTGGCCCGCTTCGTTTGAATAGCGCAGGCCAGGCAGTACGTGAAGTACAAACTTTCCTCAATCAGCAGTTGGGATTGAAATTGACCGTCGACGGACAGTTTGGTCCAGCAACTCAAGCCGCGGTGAAACAGTTCCAATCACAAGTCATGAACATGGCGCAACCGGATGGTGTGTGGAGCTATCAAATGTGGACTCAGTACATGGGCACGCCTGCGAGTCTTCCGACCATTCCACAAGGTACCACCGTGACTGTGGATCAAGTGAAACAGGGCATGGCAGGGGGCCTCGTGATGCCGTGGTACCACATTCCGAACTTCGGATGGGTCGACTCCGAATATGTTCAGTTGACCAACGTGTACCGCGTCCAAGTGGGAAACCAAGGCGGGACACAGACATCTGTACCTGTTTACAATCCATCCAATCCATCGCAACAGATTGCGACCCTTCACAACGGAGACTTTGTTGTTTCCGGGTCGCCATCGCCGACAAACGGTATGTACCAAATCAAGATTGCAGCCCAGACACCTGCAGTAAGTGGCGGCAAGGCACCCGGCACGCCAATCAGTGGCGTCATTCCGGCAAATGGATCGGTTACGCTCGTTTCGCAACATTGA
- a CDS encoding DUF4855 domain-containing protein, whose translation MKKQHRRWAMGLTATITLGLLAEAPTALAATSPIASQQNLTSLGSLSTQVTGLPDSTFMQQESAYQGSITGQSGWRGFSHQTGRDITIQFPKPVDVQHIEITALQNPQLGIYFPDYVQFEFQKNGQWYSAGKRTTALPQSGQSVSTQVFQFNQSAGVEADAVRLHIPVAIWVFVRGLKVSGSSTQVGQDPSKLTSIGGVTTDMGPLSPTAKNAHGIHNMLLVETGAYGNQGTWSANDFRPMVAYTDQSGQMTSPMFDTMLFLPYGTVGDTESALTSYLNDLFAPGQQLSALDQAVATTNTALNRPSYKEQVVLTIPNFPYGTHDFGMVNGQELNFGGSTQDPNASQARQAALQWYINSLLTRWKTANFQHLQLVGLYWNEEQYHSANPGERDYLNAGLKAAHDNGLPLFWIPFYGADQTSVWNDLGFDAAWIQPNFVEQGNAADEVRISNAMETANLDGMGIEVELTGLDAGNQDLYNTFLSKLDMEGFGRDQVTHAFYDGSKLLVTAANSTDPTQRAAYDNTAAFIQGK comes from the coding sequence ATGAAAAAACAGCATCGAAGATGGGCTATGGGACTAACAGCCACCATCACACTCGGGCTTCTCGCTGAAGCTCCCACGGCACTTGCTGCCACGTCACCAATCGCCTCCCAGCAAAATCTCACGAGCCTCGGTTCTCTATCAACACAGGTAACAGGACTACCAGACTCGACGTTTATGCAACAAGAGTCGGCTTACCAAGGCTCCATTACAGGTCAGTCGGGTTGGCGAGGCTTCAGCCACCAGACAGGTCGAGATATTACAATTCAATTTCCCAAGCCGGTCGATGTCCAGCACATAGAAATTACAGCACTGCAAAATCCTCAATTAGGCATTTATTTCCCGGATTATGTCCAATTTGAATTTCAAAAAAATGGACAGTGGTACTCGGCGGGGAAACGAACAACAGCATTGCCGCAAAGCGGCCAAAGTGTCAGTACGCAAGTCTTTCAGTTCAACCAATCGGCAGGTGTTGAGGCCGATGCGGTTCGTTTACATATTCCCGTCGCTATATGGGTGTTTGTAAGGGGACTCAAAGTCTCAGGGAGCTCCACGCAAGTTGGACAGGATCCATCGAAACTGACATCGATAGGCGGAGTTACAACGGACATGGGGCCGCTCTCGCCAACCGCAAAGAATGCGCACGGCATTCACAATATGCTTCTGGTAGAGACAGGTGCGTACGGCAACCAAGGGACTTGGTCTGCGAACGACTTTCGGCCCATGGTGGCGTACACGGACCAAAGTGGTCAAATGACGTCGCCGATGTTCGATACCATGCTATTTCTTCCTTACGGAACTGTCGGGGATACAGAGTCCGCACTCACGAGCTATCTCAACGATTTGTTTGCGCCAGGACAACAACTCAGCGCCCTCGACCAGGCTGTGGCGACAACGAACACGGCGTTGAACCGACCTAGTTACAAGGAGCAAGTCGTATTAACTATTCCAAATTTCCCATATGGCACACACGACTTCGGTATGGTGAATGGACAAGAACTGAACTTTGGCGGCTCAACCCAAGACCCGAACGCTTCACAGGCTAGGCAGGCAGCTCTGCAATGGTATATCAATAGTCTCTTAACGCGTTGGAAGACTGCGAACTTTCAGCACTTGCAACTTGTGGGACTCTACTGGAACGAGGAACAGTATCACAGTGCCAACCCAGGAGAACGCGACTATCTGAACGCTGGGCTCAAAGCGGCACACGACAATGGGTTACCACTGTTTTGGATCCCATTCTATGGGGCTGACCAAACATCTGTATGGAACGATCTCGGCTTCGATGCAGCTTGGATTCAGCCAAATTTTGTTGAGCAAGGAAACGCCGCCGACGAGGTACGTATTAGCAATGCGATGGAAACGGCAAATCTGGATGGCATGGGAATCGAAGTGGAATTAACCGGACTGGACGCCGGTAACCAGGACCTCTACAACACTTTTCTCAGCAAACTAGATATGGAAGGATTCGGGCGGGATCAAGTGACTCACGCGTTCTATGACGGATCGAAACTGTTGGTCACTGCCGCTAATTCAACCGATCCGACACAGCGAGCTGCGTACGACAATACAGCCGCATTTATTCAAGGGAAGTGA
- a CDS encoding PAS domain-containing sensor histidine kinase has product MSTLIRNEKNLQVHRDVLESIYDGYYEVDSRARLVLLNSSLSEILNLPECELSGHQYMKHVSFSEARSLLHLFSYVWSTGQPRRAHEFQFERNDGKVLTLEASATLILDHDGAPVGMRGIIRNMSERKRVERARRESEQRYRSLFEHNTDAIIHFDLNGTIVDANWVTTSFVGYDPNELKGVPVDVFLSTRDSQKIRRAFAVARAGLSEEYEVNVRHRQGKIVRVQVRTVPIIVDGDVVGMYAICRDVTDQREAADALKRLSLQNKSILESAAEGICGVDRYGRTIFFNHAASLMTGFAPDEIIGTRLHDYMHHTHRDGSPHDFSCCPTYEAIHTGHVRKIRDDILWRKDGTWFSAEYVVSPMKENEEVTGAVIVFRDVTQQRQSEDLLLRSEKLSVVGELAAGIAHEIRNPLTALKGFVQLAVRHPETMHKYTDIMHAELERIETITTELLAFARPHLTQFKPTDIGDLVESVYALLSSQAILHGVNLNITFNHRDAKLFCEPDRIRQVLVNLLKNAIDALADGGTVYISTWEAKQSVFLAVRDTGSGMDDEMLKRVGEPFYTTKAGGTGLGIMVCQRIIASHHGRITWDSEIGMGTTVTIQLPRHKGI; this is encoded by the coding sequence ATGAGTACGCTGATTCGCAACGAGAAGAATCTGCAAGTGCATCGCGATGTTCTGGAAAGCATTTACGATGGATACTACGAAGTGGATTCACGGGCGAGACTCGTCTTACTCAATTCCTCACTAAGTGAAATTCTCAACTTGCCAGAATGCGAATTGTCTGGGCATCAATATATGAAGCACGTGTCGTTCTCGGAGGCGAGATCGCTGCTTCATCTGTTTTCGTACGTATGGAGTACCGGACAGCCACGACGGGCGCATGAGTTCCAATTCGAACGGAACGACGGGAAAGTTCTGACGCTTGAAGCCTCAGCTACATTGATTCTCGATCACGATGGTGCACCCGTCGGCATGCGCGGCATCATCCGCAACATGTCTGAACGAAAACGGGTGGAACGTGCGCGTCGGGAAAGCGAGCAGCGATATCGATCCCTCTTCGAGCACAATACGGATGCGATTATCCACTTTGATCTGAACGGGACTATCGTCGATGCAAACTGGGTGACAACCAGCTTTGTCGGGTATGATCCGAATGAGCTAAAGGGCGTGCCTGTCGATGTCTTTCTGTCCACACGTGATTCGCAGAAGATTCGGAGAGCATTCGCTGTCGCGCGGGCGGGCCTTTCCGAAGAGTACGAAGTCAATGTCCGCCATCGTCAGGGGAAGATTGTTCGGGTTCAAGTTCGGACGGTTCCCATCATCGTTGATGGCGATGTGGTCGGTATGTATGCAATTTGCCGAGACGTTACTGACCAGCGGGAGGCTGCCGATGCCCTCAAGCGCCTTAGTTTACAAAACAAGTCCATTTTAGAGTCTGCCGCGGAAGGAATCTGCGGAGTGGATCGGTACGGACGTACTATTTTCTTCAATCATGCGGCTTCATTGATGACGGGGTTTGCCCCGGATGAAATCATCGGGACGCGTTTACACGACTACATGCATCACACTCATCGTGACGGGTCACCTCATGACTTTAGCTGCTGCCCGACTTACGAGGCCATTCACACGGGCCACGTTCGGAAGATCCGGGACGACATTCTCTGGCGCAAGGACGGGACATGGTTCTCAGCAGAGTATGTTGTGTCCCCGATGAAAGAAAATGAGGAAGTGACGGGTGCTGTCATCGTATTTCGGGATGTCACTCAGCAACGCCAATCGGAAGATTTGCTGCTCCGGTCGGAAAAGCTCTCTGTTGTGGGCGAATTGGCCGCTGGCATTGCACATGAAATTCGCAATCCGCTAACGGCATTAAAGGGGTTTGTCCAATTGGCTGTTCGACATCCTGAGACGATGCATAAGTATACGGACATCATGCATGCTGAACTGGAGCGGATCGAAACCATCACAACAGAATTGTTGGCATTTGCTCGTCCGCACCTCACACAGTTCAAGCCCACCGACATCGGCGATCTCGTTGAAAGTGTTTACGCGCTGCTCTCATCACAAGCGATTTTGCATGGTGTTAACTTGAACATTACATTTAACCATCGCGATGCGAAACTATTTTGCGAGCCGGATCGGATTCGTCAGGTTCTCGTCAATCTACTGAAAAATGCCATCGACGCGTTGGCGGATGGCGGGACTGTTTACATTTCCACGTGGGAGGCAAAGCAATCCGTCTTCCTTGCTGTTCGAGATACGGGAAGTGGCATGGACGACGAGATGTTGAAGCGCGTCGGGGAACCGTTTTACACGACCAAAGCGGGTGGAACGGGTCTTGGAATTATGGTTTGCCAACGTATCATAGCGTCCCACCACGGCCGCATCACATGGGATAGTGAAATCGGTATGGGAACGACCGTGACGATTCAACTACCAAGGCATAAAGGAATCTGA
- a CDS encoding ParA family protein: MGKSLFDETKILYFGIQKGGAAKSTTAAATAHILARRGWRVLAVDLDSQGNLTNLLSDVDDIYEFTGKTALEAMKAIDEPGESIVKNYVHQVGERLDLMPSEDFMATLSRWLYREFEHYHPGRNPGLVLSLALEKILAVRDYNFVVIDSPPSLGDQSINGMAAATHVVSLFEPSKFCLDALPRFFETVFHVRNQLNPKLQVAGILATMVDKRRSDAKLLLETLSEDEVYGPMLFSSRVYRRAATGRLNLQGFAANSELRPALKEYEDFVEELLTRL; encoded by the coding sequence GTGGGCAAGTCATTGTTCGACGAGACGAAGATTCTGTATTTTGGCATCCAGAAAGGCGGAGCCGCGAAAAGCACGACCGCTGCTGCAACTGCCCACATTCTGGCACGGCGTGGATGGCGTGTTCTCGCTGTCGATTTAGATTCGCAAGGCAACCTCACGAATCTTCTCAGCGACGTTGATGATATATATGAGTTTACTGGCAAAACGGCACTGGAGGCCATGAAAGCAATTGATGAACCAGGAGAGTCCATCGTCAAGAATTATGTTCACCAGGTAGGCGAGCGGCTTGACCTCATGCCCAGCGAGGATTTCATGGCCACACTGTCGCGATGGTTGTACAGAGAATTCGAACACTACCATCCGGGCCGCAATCCCGGCCTCGTGTTGAGCCTAGCGCTAGAAAAAATTTTAGCAGTCAGAGACTATAACTTTGTCGTGATAGATTCCCCACCCAGTTTAGGCGACCAATCGATAAATGGCATGGCTGCGGCGACACATGTTGTTTCGCTGTTTGAACCCAGTAAGTTCTGCCTCGACGCTCTCCCACGCTTTTTCGAAACGGTTTTTCACGTACGCAATCAGTTGAACCCGAAATTGCAGGTGGCCGGGATACTGGCGACGATGGTTGACAAACGACGGTCTGATGCCAAACTCTTACTGGAAACACTCAGTGAAGATGAGGTATACGGCCCCATGCTTTTCTCTTCCCGCGTGTACCGTCGAGCCGCGACAGGCCGCTTAAACCTTCAAGGATTTGCAGCAAACAGTGAATTGCGCCCAGCCCTGAAGGAATACGAGGATTTTGTGGAGGAGCTGCTGACCCGACTATGA
- a CDS encoding HAD family hydrolase, with protein sequence MAVLIFDLDGTLIDTGQLAISAYRRVLINYGYTPDELPTDEQILKTFGLPDTEIWSTLMAKHSDPALHRLAFRESGDLIYADMEQNAVLLPHARDVLVALKRQGHTLTTASNCGQQYLDAVLDTQGIREFFDSPLCLETVKGTKKSDILREHLTRYDREDCVMIGDRSTDRDAAVEVDMAFIGCNFGFGDRTELAGAECIIQSLPELVQYMSNR encoded by the coding sequence GTGGCTGTACTTATCTTCGATCTCGACGGTACCCTGATCGATACCGGACAACTCGCGATCTCAGCCTATCGACGAGTTCTAATCAATTACGGCTATACGCCAGACGAACTCCCAACAGATGAACAGATACTTAAAACATTTGGTCTCCCGGACACCGAGATTTGGTCTACTCTAATGGCAAAGCACTCAGACCCAGCATTGCACAGATTAGCCTTTCGCGAGTCTGGCGACCTCATTTATGCAGACATGGAACAGAACGCTGTGTTGCTGCCCCACGCTCGAGATGTTCTCGTAGCGTTGAAAAGACAAGGCCACACACTCACAACAGCAAGCAACTGTGGCCAACAATATCTTGATGCCGTACTGGACACACAAGGGATACGCGAGTTTTTCGATTCACCCCTTTGCCTGGAGACGGTCAAAGGAACCAAGAAATCTGACATTCTGCGCGAGCACCTGACCCGTTATGATCGGGAAGATTGTGTGATGATCGGTGACCGATCGACGGATCGCGACGCAGCGGTGGAAGTGGACATGGCTTTTATCGGCTGTAACTTCGGATTTGGTGATCGGACTGAGCTCGCAGGAGCGGAATGTATCATTCAATCGCTTCCGGAACTTGTCCAGTATATGAGCAACAGGTGA